A DNA window from Pseudoalteromonas spongiae UST010723-006 contains the following coding sequences:
- a CDS encoding LysR family transcriptional regulator: protein MNWQGINEFLAVVDSGSFTQAAKVLDVSTSHISRSVSQLESRLGVALLKRTTRSLNLTEAGQQYAASLHSIQSAMEEANLALQGEQQEPKGKIKISCAGDFASKQIAPKLAQFCQRYSQVSITMDFNNRNVDLIAEGVDLAIRFGRMADSNLIARPLSTRVMTLVASPEYLARFPAPSHPEQLIEHNCLIAVTNRWRFNMGDNIKEFKVAGRWRSNNGEALLQACLSGLGIAHLAYDIVGDYIESGKLVSLLDSYQVADNASWLVYPNRDLMPLRVRLLIDFLIEEFKSR, encoded by the coding sequence ATGAACTGGCAAGGGATCAACGAATTTTTGGCTGTAGTAGACAGTGGTAGCTTTACTCAAGCTGCTAAAGTGCTTGATGTGTCAACATCACATATTAGCCGTAGCGTCTCGCAATTAGAGTCGAGATTGGGTGTTGCGCTGTTAAAACGAACAACGCGTTCGCTTAATTTAACTGAAGCTGGGCAGCAATATGCGGCCTCATTACACTCGATTCAATCAGCAATGGAAGAGGCTAACCTAGCGCTGCAAGGTGAACAACAAGAGCCGAAGGGCAAGATTAAAATCTCGTGTGCTGGCGATTTTGCCTCAAAGCAAATTGCGCCTAAGCTTGCGCAGTTTTGTCAGCGTTATTCACAAGTGTCGATTACCATGGATTTTAATAACCGCAATGTAGATTTGATTGCCGAAGGCGTTGATTTAGCAATTCGATTTGGCCGAATGGCTGACTCTAATTTAATTGCGCGGCCACTTTCAACACGTGTTATGACTTTAGTTGCATCGCCTGAGTACTTAGCAAGGTTTCCTGCACCAAGCCACCCAGAGCAATTGATAGAGCATAATTGTTTAATCGCGGTGACTAACCGTTGGCGCTTTAATATGGGCGACAATATTAAAGAGTTTAAGGTGGCTGGACGTTGGCGCAGCAATAATGGAGAAGCGCTGCTGCAAGCGTGTTTATCGGGCTTAGGCATTGCTCATCTAGCGTATGATATTGTTGGGGACTATATTGAAAGTGGCAAATTAGTAAGCTTATTAGACTCATATCAAGTTGCAGATAACGCTTCTTGGCTGGTTTACCCCAACCGTGATCTAATGCCCTTAAGAGTACGTTTATTAATAGATTTTTTAATTGAAGAGTTTAAATCGAGATGA